Within Pseudomonas brassicacearum, the genomic segment GCACGGGGATGTCGGTCAGGTCGGCAAAAGTATCCTTCGAGACAAATGGAGCGATCACTGCCGCGCCGTCGAAGGACTTGGCCACTTCCCACGGCAGGCCCTTGGCCTTGAGCTCGGCCTGTTTGTCCCGCAAGGTCAGGTCCAGGGCCGGTGCAAAGCCGGAGATCGCGTCCAGTACTTCTTCAACGCTGGGCTTGGTCGATAGCGGCTTGCCGATCAGCACCGCGATTTCCGCCTCGTAGTGCACCGCGCCGCGCTCGGCAGGAATGCTGAAACCGCCTTCCAGCGGCACGACGCAACTGCCCGGCTTGATGAACAGCAAGGGTTCGGTGGGCACCGGGTTATCCAGTTCCTTTGCATGTTCGGCGTAGTTACGGCCAATGCACACCACTTTCCCCACCGGGAAATGAATACGGGTACCGTCGACATACTGGTGCTGATAGCTCATTACCGACTCCTGCTTCTGGGATTCATCAGGTGTTTTTAGGCGTCAAATCGCGAAAATCTTGCCCGGGTTCATGATGCCGTTCGGGTCGAATACCGCCTTCACGGCTTTCATGTATTCGATCTCCACGGGTGAACGACTATAGGTCAGGTAGTCGCGCTTGGTCATGCCCACGCCGTGTTCGGCGGAAATCGAGCCGTTGTACTTCTCGACGGTTTCAAAGACCCATTTGTTCACGGTCGCGCACTTGGCGAAGAACTCGTCCTTGCTCAGGTTTTCCGGCTTGAGGATGTTCAGGTGCAGGTTGCCGTCGCCGATGTGGCCGAACCAGACGATTTCGAAGTCCGGGTAATGTTCGCCGACGATTGCGTCGATTTCCTGTAAAAACGCCGGGACTTTCGAGACGGTCACCGAAATATCGTTCTTGTACGGCGTCCAGTGGGAGATGGTCTCGGAGATGTATTCGCGCAGCTTCCACAGGTTTTGCAGTTGGGTTTCGCTCTGGCTCATCACGCCGTCCAGCACCCAGCCTTGCTCCACGCAATGCTCGAAGGTTTCCAGGGCGTGGTTGGCGACTTCTTCGGTGGTGGCTTCGAATTCCAGCAGGGCGTAGAACGGGCACTCGGTTTCGAACGGTGCCGGCACGTCGCCGCGAGCGAGGACCTTGGCCAGGGCCTTGTCGGAGAAAAATTCGAAGGCGGTCAGGTCGAGCTTGCCCTGGAAGGCGTGCAGCACCGGCATGATCGAATCGAAGTCCGGCGTGCCGAGTACCATGGCGGTGAGGTTTTTCGGTGCACGGTCCAGGCGCATGGTGGCCTCGACCACGAAGCCCAGGGTGCCCTCGGCGCCGATGAACAGCTGCCGCAAGTCATAGCCGGTGGCGTTCTTGATCAGGTCCTTGTTCAGCTCCAGCAAATCGCCCTTGCCGGTGACGACCTTCATGCCCGCCACCCAGTTGCGGGTCATGCCGTAGCGAATGACCTTGATCCCGCCGGCATTGGTGCCGATATTGCCACCAATCTGGCTGGAGCCTGCCGAAGCGAAGTCTACCGGGTAGTACAGGCCATGTTCTTCGGCCTTGTTCTGCAGCTGTTCGGTGACCACGCCCGGCTGGCAGACGGCGGTGCGGTCGGTGAGGTTCACGTCGAGCACCTGGTTCATGTAGTCGAACGACACGACCACTTCGCCGTTGGCCGCGACCGCTGCGGCGGAAAGCCCGGTGCGCCCGCCCGATGGCACCAGCGCGATTTTGTGCGCGTTGGCCCAGCGCACGATGGCCTGGACTTGCTCAGTGGTCTTGGGGAAGACGATGGCGCTTGGCGCCGGGGCGAAGTGCTTGGTCCAATCCTTGCCGTAAGCGTTCAGGGAGTCGGCATCGGTCAGGACCTTGCCAGGCTCAACCAGGGTCTTCAGCTCATCTATCAGGGCAGGATTGGTCATCGACAGAACTCTCGAACAATTCATGGTCATCCTGAGAACGCTTCACGTCGCAGGAATGAGTGTTTAGCGGGGTGCATATGCTAGCATACCGACCCCGCAGCGTAGTGCCCAACGGCTGTTCTGCGGCGACGGCTGTCATGCCGGTCGGGCCAGCATGCGCTGTCCGATTCCCTGCCATTTTTCTCCGGGACACAGGTTTACGCAGATGAGCAAGACTTCTCTCGATAAGAGCAAGATCAAGTTCCTTCTTCTCGAAGGCGTCCACCAATCGGCTGTCGACGTCCTCAAGTCGGCGGGCTACACCAGCATCGAGTACATCACCAGTTCTCTGCCGCAAGACCAGCTCAAGGAAAAGATCGCCGATGCTCACTTCATCGGCATTCGCTCCCGTACCCAACTGACCGAAGAGGTCTTCGACCACGCCAAGAAACTGGTGGCGGTCGGCTGCTTCTGCATCGGCACCAACCAGGTTGACCTCAACGCGGCGCGCGAGCGCGGTATCGCGGTGTTCAACGCGCCGTACTCCAACACCCGTTCCGTTGCCGAACTGGTGCTGGCCGAAGCGATCCTGCTGCTGCGCGGCATCCCTGAGAAGAACGCTTCCTGCCACCGTGGCGGCTGGATCAAGAGCGCGGCCAACTCCTTCGAAATCCGCGGCAAGAAGCTGGGTATCGTTGGCTACGGCTCGATCGGCACCCAGTTGTCGGTACTGGCTGAAGGCCTTGGCATGCAGGTGTTCTTCTATGACACCGTGACCAAGCTGCCCCTGGGCAACGCCACCCAGGTCAACAACCTGCACGAATTGCTGGGCATGTCCGATATCGTGACCCTGCACGTGCCGGAAACCGCCGCCACCCAGTGGATGATCGGCGAGAAGGAAATCCGTGCCATCAAGAAGGGCGGGATCCTGATCAACGCCGCGCGTGGCACCGTGGTCAAGCTCGACGCCCTGGCCGACGCGATCAAGGACAAGCACCTGATCGGCGCCGCCATCGACGTGTTCCCGGTGGAGCCACGCTCCAACGACGACATCTTCGAAAGCCCGCTGCGTGGCCTGGACAACGTGATCCTGACCCCGCACATCGGCGGTTCCACCGCTGAAGCCCAGGCCAACATCGGTCTGGAAGTGGCGGAAAAACTGGTCAAGTACAGCGACAACGGTACTTCGGTATCGTCCGTGAACTTCCCGGAAGTGGCCCTGCCGGCACACCCTGGCAAGCACCGTTTGCTGCACATCCACGAAAACATCCCGGGTGTGATGAGCGAGATCAACAAGGTCTTCGCCGAAAACGGCATCAACATTTCCGGTCAGTTCCTGCAGACCAACGAGAAAGTCGGCTACGTCGTGATCGACGTCGACGCCGAATACTCGGACCTGGCGCAAGAAAAGCTGCAGCACATCAACGGCACCATTCGTTGCCGCGTGTTGTTCTAAGCCGGTCTGGCTTGCAATAAAAAACGGGAGCCCCAAAAGGGCTCCCGTTTTTTATTGCCTGACACCGTGTTACTTCACGTTGACTTTGATTTTCTCGGACACGATCGACGGATCGAACGGCATGTGGCCGCTGTCACCCAGGATCAATTGCAAGGTGTGCTTGCCCGGGGCCAGTTTGATGGTGGCCTGGGTTTGCGCCTTGCCGAAGTGCATGTGGTTGGCGTCGTTTGGAATCGGTGCGCCGGCGGCAGGCAGTTTGTCGACATCGATCAGCAAATGGTGATGGCCGGTGTTTTTGGTCATATCGCCCGCCGGGGCCAGGGCGATATTCTTGACGCCGAACTTGACCGTGAACTCCTGGGCGACGGTGGCGCCGTCTGCCGGGGAAACGATGAACACTTCTGCATCTTTGGGCGCCGGGGTCGCGGCGGTTGCCAGCATCGAAGCGCCCAGTAACAGGCCGGTCAACGCGGCACGAGACATAAAACTTTTCATTTTTTTCTCCAGTTTTTCCATGAAATCCGCCTGGCCATGACAACTTCATGACCAATCGTTGTCGAAGCCTGCAACAACCATAGCAAAGCGAGCCTGAAACGAGCGTCGCTTGTATAAATACCTAGGAGTGACCATGCGCTTTCTGCCTGGCCTGATTTGCCTGCTACCCCTTTTGAGTCCCCTGGCTCATGCCGAACTGATCGATGACGTCAATGACCGTGGCGAACTGCGCATTGCCTTGGAGGCCAACACCGCGCCCTTCAACTTCAAGGAAGACGGCAAGCTCACCGGTTTCGAAGTGGAACTGGGCGAAATGCTTGCCAGTGAGCTCGATGTACGCCCCGACTTCGTGGTCACCGATGCCGGGGACCTGCTGAGCGGGGTAGAGAGCGGCAAGTACGACGTCGCCATCAACCACATAGCAATGACCCCGGAACTGGCGGAACGTTTCGATCTCAGTGCTGCTTACAGCCATCCGGATGCACAACTGCTGGCGGGCAAGGATGAGACGCCACGCCCGTTGGTCTTGGCGCAGTCGTTCCAGCCAGAAAAAAAGAGCGACCCGGCGCCGAGCCTGGTGATCCCGTTCCAGAAGGGCAACCCGGCGTTCAAAGCCAGTCTGGACAACGCCCTGGCACGTATCAAGGATGATGGGCGGTTGGAGAAGTTGTCGCAGAAGTGGTTGGGTCGGTAGGAGCTGACGAGTGGAACGAGGCTGCGATCTTTCCAAGGACGCTTGAATCTCAAGCAAAAGAGCAAAAGATCAAAAGATCGCAGGCTTCGCCAGCTCCTACGGGGGATGGGTATTCAATCCTTACGCCAGACACTCGCCAACCAAGGCTGTTGCTCGCGCGGCAGCCCCGCCGGTCGGTAGTAATGCTCCAGTTCCACGAAGCCTGCATCGCCCAGCAGCGTGCGCCAGGCCGCGAGGTCGTGGTAGGCGCCGAAGCGCTGGCCGTTCCAGCCCTCCTGGTTTTCGCCCCGCGGGTTTGAGCTGAACAGCACGCCGCCGGGCTTGAGCGTGGCGTGCAGTTGCTTGAGCACCCGAGGCAGTTCCTGGACGGGAACATGAAACAGCACCGCGTTGGCGAAAATCCCGTCAAAACGCTCGGCCGGCAGGTCGAGTTCCAGGAAGTCCTGTTGCCACACCTCACAGCCGCTGTCCTGGCGCGCCATCCGGGCAAACTCTTCTGAACCGTCGAGGCCGACCGCGACATGGCCCAGGGCCGTGAACGTGCGCAAGTCGCGCCCCGGGCCGCAGCCCAAATCCAGGATGTGCAGCGGTGCCTGGCCTTGGATATGGCGCAGCAAGGCGTCGATGTTCTGGCTGACATCGTGATCGCGGGTGCCTTCGCGAAAGCTTTCTGCCACGGCGTTGTAATGGCCCAGGGTCGTGGCAGTGATGGCGTGCAGGTCTTCGCTGGTGTGCTTCATGATTGCGGGCTTAGGTGGGGAACGTCAGCCGACTATACCGCAAGCGCACTGGTCTGCCTGTGGGAGCAAGCTTTGCTCCCACAGGTCAGCGCTTGTTCAAAGAAACGCCGCGTTGAATGCGGCGAGCGAAATCAAGAATGTCCGGTGGTCCGGTGTATATACCCTGAATGCGTATAAATTTGGCTTTCAGGGCGATGGATAGAGGGCTTTTGCCGGGGGATGTTGCGGCTCGACACAAAAGCCTCTTCAGAGTGTTCATGTTCGATGACGTGGCTCGGCCGCCATGAGGACTTCTTTCGGCGGGTTTTTCAGATACGGATTGACGCACCCGATCTTCAACGTCCGTGGCGGTGCCCAGTGGGAGTTGTTGCCCACGCGGTCGAGGATGCAGTAGGTCACTTCCAGGCGCAGGTCTTCTCCCGCCTCCAGGATGATCTGCGGCGGGACCCAGATATTGATTGGCTGGCCGACCTCGCTGGCGGTGACGGCAGGCAGGTCCATGCGCACATCGCCCCAGCGCAGGGTCACGGCATCGCCGGCGGCCATGTTCAGGTAGGGCTCGATGGTCAGCGGTACCCCGCGCTTGATCTGGTTGGGGTTCACCCCTTGGCGTCGGATAGTGCCGGGAATGCGCACTGGCGCCAGCCCCTGGTTTTCATCGCCGCTCAGGGCCGACGGCTGCCCGCCGGGGCAATCGAGCTTGGCGTGTACCCGCTGCTTGGCTGACAGCGCCGGTCCACGCCCGACCTGCATCACCCGATAATGGATGCGCGAGGCTCCATTGACGATGAAACTTTCCGGGACCCGCATCGTGATGCCGCCTGGTACATCTGCCTGCGACAGCAAGCGCGAGCCGACGTAGCAGTTGTCCCAGAACAGTTCGATCAGGTCTCCCGCATCCATGCCGGGGTAGGGCGCAATGGCAACCTCCAAGTGGGCGGCGCTGGCGATATTGATGCCGGTAGGGTGGGCATTGGCCAAGGTGGGGGCAGCCAACTCAGGACTTTTCGACTTACATGTCATGGTGTTCTCCTTGATACTTGAAAACTAAGTCCGTTTCGGGAAGATCAACGGCGATGACTAATCGCGACATATCTTATGTGTGCAGCCATATAGGCTAGGCTGCGCCTAGTCACTGTGCAGAAAATAAATAATGTGCATCGCCTGTTGGTCACTAGATAAGGGCTCAATAGTTTCAGTGTCAATAGAGGCACTTGCTTAATAATTAATTATGATGGGCTTCAGAAACATCCTACGCATTCATGTTAATAATGCGCGGCCTCACAAGCTCTTTTCCTAGGCCTGCCGGTTTATGGAAAAGGCTCGAATGGAGGGCTTGAGACTAAATGGAAGAAGCGCTTGGGCCGCAGGGAAGTGTTACCAGTGTTATGTCCATGCCGCACAGGGTGCGGTCGAGGATGTTGGGTAAGCCTAAGTTTCAAGTTGTTTCGTCATGGCGCCAAGTTGACTGCGGTGTTGGCTTGAGTGTGTTGTCGCAGCCTCACTTCCATCCCTGGAAGTGATGACGCTGTCCATAACTTACTGGGCGCCGTGTCCGGCGGAGAGGAACTTGCTGAGGAACTGTCGCGTGCGTTCTTCCTTGGGTGCTGCAAACAAGGCCTTGGCTTCGCCTTGTTCGACGATCACGCCTTTGTCGAAAAACACCACGCGGTTGGCCACGTCCCGGGCGAAGCCCATTTCGTGGGTCACGATGACCATGGTGCGTTTTTCTTCGGCCAAGCCGCGAATGGTTGCCAGCACCTCGCCCACCAGTTCCGGATCGAGGGCCGAGGTCGGCTCGTCGAACAGGATCACTGCCGGTTCCATCGCCAACGCCCGGGCAATCGCCACGCGCTGTTGCTGGCCGCCGGAAAGGCGCCGTGGATAGGCGTCCTCCTTGCCGGCCAGCCCGACCTTGGCCAAGAGCTTGCGCCCCAGGGCTTCGGCTTCGGCGCGGGGCACTTTCTTCACCACCTGCGGGCCTTCAGTGACGTTTTCCAATGCGGTGCGATGGGGAAACAGGTTGAAGTTCTGGAACACGAAGCCCACCTGCTGGCGCAAACGGCGGACCAGGCCCTGTTGCTGGTTCAGCGGACGACTGCCATCGATCTCGATGTCGCCGACCTTGATCCGGCCACTGGTAGGTTCTTCGAGGAAGTTCAAACAGCGCAGGAAGGTGGTCTTGCCCG encodes:
- a CDS encoding fumarylacetoacetate hydrolase family protein, producing the protein MSYQHQYVDGTRIHFPVGKVVCIGRNYAEHAKELDNPVPTEPLLFIKPGSCVVPLEGGFSIPAERGAVHYEAEIAVLIGKPLSTKPSVEEVLDAISGFAPALDLTLRDKQAELKAKGLPWEVAKSFDGAAVIAPFVSKDTFADLTDIPVRLTINGEVRQDGNSSLMLNPIVPMIQYMAGCFSLQAGDVILTGTPAGVGPLNAGDELILELPGASRFESSVR
- a CDS encoding FAD-binding oxidoreductase — protein: MTNPALIDELKTLVEPGKVLTDADSLNAYGKDWTKHFAPAPSAIVFPKTTEQVQAIVRWANAHKIALVPSGGRTGLSAAAVAANGEVVVSFDYMNQVLDVNLTDRTAVCQPGVVTEQLQNKAEEHGLYYPVDFASAGSSQIGGNIGTNAGGIKVIRYGMTRNWVAGMKVVTGKGDLLELNKDLIKNATGYDLRQLFIGAEGTLGFVVEATMRLDRAPKNLTAMVLGTPDFDSIMPVLHAFQGKLDLTAFEFFSDKALAKVLARGDVPAPFETECPFYALLEFEATTEEVANHALETFEHCVEQGWVLDGVMSQSETQLQNLWKLREYISETISHWTPYKNDISVTVSKVPAFLQEIDAIVGEHYPDFEIVWFGHIGDGNLHLNILKPENLSKDEFFAKCATVNKWVFETVEKYNGSISAEHGVGMTKRDYLTYSRSPVEIEYMKAVKAVFDPNGIMNPGKIFAI
- the serA gene encoding phosphoglycerate dehydrogenase gives rise to the protein MSKTSLDKSKIKFLLLEGVHQSAVDVLKSAGYTSIEYITSSLPQDQLKEKIADAHFIGIRSRTQLTEEVFDHAKKLVAVGCFCIGTNQVDLNAARERGIAVFNAPYSNTRSVAELVLAEAILLLRGIPEKNASCHRGGWIKSAANSFEIRGKKLGIVGYGSIGTQLSVLAEGLGMQVFFYDTVTKLPLGNATQVNNLHELLGMSDIVTLHVPETAATQWMIGEKEIRAIKKGGILINAARGTVVKLDALADAIKDKHLIGAAIDVFPVEPRSNDDIFESPLRGLDNVILTPHIGGSTAEAQANIGLEVAEKLVKYSDNGTSVSSVNFPEVALPAHPGKHRLLHIHENIPGVMSEINKVFAENGINISGQFLQTNEKVGYVVIDVDAEYSDLAQEKLQHINGTIRCRVLF
- a CDS encoding DUF4399 domain-containing protein — encoded protein: MKSFMSRAALTGLLLGASMLATAATPAPKDAEVFIVSPADGATVAQEFTVKFGVKNIALAPAGDMTKNTGHHHLLIDVDKLPAAGAPIPNDANHMHFGKAQTQATIKLAPGKHTLQLILGDSGHMPFDPSIVSEKIKVNVK
- a CDS encoding transporter substrate-binding domain-containing protein, which produces MRFLPGLICLLPLLSPLAHAELIDDVNDRGELRIALEANTAPFNFKEDGKLTGFEVELGEMLASELDVRPDFVVTDAGDLLSGVESGKYDVAINHIAMTPELAERFDLSAAYSHPDAQLLAGKDETPRPLVLAQSFQPEKKSDPAPSLVIPFQKGNPAFKASLDNALARIKDDGRLEKLSQKWLGR
- a CDS encoding class I SAM-dependent methyltransferase, with the translated sequence MKHTSEDLHAITATTLGHYNAVAESFREGTRDHDVSQNIDALLRHIQGQAPLHILDLGCGPGRDLRTFTALGHVAVGLDGSEEFARMARQDSGCEVWQQDFLELDLPAERFDGIFANAVLFHVPVQELPRVLKQLHATLKPGGVLFSSNPRGENQEGWNGQRFGAYHDLAAWRTLLGDAGFVELEHYYRPAGLPREQQPWLASVWRKD
- the tcyN gene encoding L-cystine ABC transporter ATP-binding protein TcyN is translated as MIVVEKLTKQFKGQVVLNGIDLKIEEGEVVAIIGPSGSGKTTFLRCLNFLEEPTSGRIKVGDIEIDGSRPLNQQQGLVRRLRQQVGFVFQNFNLFPHRTALENVTEGPQVVKKVPRAEAEALGRKLLAKVGLAGKEDAYPRRLSGGQQQRVAIARALAMEPAVILFDEPTSALDPELVGEVLATIRGLAEEKRTMVIVTHEMGFARDVANRVVFFDKGVIVEQGEAKALFAAPKEERTRQFLSKFLSAGHGAQ